One window of Strix aluco isolate bStrAlu1 chromosome 24, bStrAlu1.hap1, whole genome shotgun sequence genomic DNA carries:
- the LOC141934187 gene encoding feather keratin Cos1-1/Cos1-3/Cos2-1 produces the protein MSCCNPCVPCCQPCGPTPLANSCNEPCVRQCQNSTVVIEPSPVVVTLPGPILSSFPQNTVVGSTTSAAVGSILSCDGVPINSGGFDLSCITSRYCGRRCPPC, from the coding sequence atgtcctgctgcaacccgtgcgtgccctgctgccagccctgcggcccaaccccgctggccaacagctgcaatgagccctgtgtcaggcagtgccagaactccaccgtcgtcatcgagccctcccccgtggtggtgaccctgcccggccccatcctcagctccttcccacagaacaccgttgtgggctctaccacctccgctgccgttggcagcatcctcagctgtgacggagtgcccatcaactctgggggctttgacctctcctgcattaccagccgctactgtggcagaaggtgccccccctgctaa